Genomic segment of Trichoderma breve strain T069 chromosome 7 map unlocalized scaffold00007, whole genome shotgun sequence:
AGTATAGTAGCAAAACACGAGTTCTGTAGACTGGGACTCAATTTACGTATTTTTAATTTGATGAACAGATCATAATGATACGTATGAACAACAATAATTACCCCGATATCACAATCTGAAATTGAATCCCTTTCTCACACCTGCTACGATGAGTTCCAAGTTCGAACTCGAAACTCTGCTCGGTAACTAGGGGACAATAGGACCCTTCTCCACCTCAATGTGCTCAGCATCACTAATAATGTCTGCCTTTTCGCGATACTCGCTTTGGTGGGCAAATTCTGTAGTTTCTGCGTTAGGACTGGGAATTTTTCTCATAAGAagcgatgccatggatggAAAAATAGGCTTACGATTAACTTTGGTATACTTGAACTTCCTCGCGGGAACGTGGTTGTCGAACAGCAGATCGATCTCACCAAATGAGCGGTCCTTGGTCTCGGGAAGGCGGAACCAGCACCAGATGTTGCAGAGAAGATTTGTGCCTGCATAGAAAAGACCAGCTTTGGCTCCCCAGTTCCAGGCTATCATCAAGTGTATTAGCCAAAGTTCAACAATGTTTTACACCGAATTTGCCGGGATGGAAGAAATGACAAGTCTTACAGGTCGCAGCAATCATGCGGGGGGTCACAGAATTGTTGAAAATACCCGTTAGGTTATACACGAAACGGCCAATGACAATAGTCTTGTACCTTAGGCGTCCAGATGGCGTTTCTGCCACAATGGGATAGCAAGCAGGACCGACTGTGATCATGTTAATCAGTGTCGAAAAGACCAACAAGATACCAATGGCCATCTCAGCGCCCTTGCCTGAGGTGAAACCGAGGCCACCAATCGCGATGAGGCAGCAGAACATCAGCGCCAAACCGCCCATGTAGATGGTTGCTCGGCCCACGTGCGGGAACATAAACCAGCAGATGATGCCACCAACGATATAACAAGCAGACAGAGAGATGTTGAGGTCGAATGCTTGAAGTTCGGAAAAGCCTGCGGCTTCGAGGAAGACAACGGAGTAGCCCAGGATAGCGTTACCACAGAGGATTTGTGCCGCCCAAACAACGCAGTTCTACATGTAGACGTCAGCTTTATGTTGCAAAACCTAAGGGCGTGGTGGCTTACAATTTCAGTACGGCGAAGATTCGTTCCTTGAAAACACTCGATGAAGCTTGCCGAGGCAGTCTCTGTCTTTTCGATGGCGGTGGTGTGCTGGATGTAGGCCAGTGTGGCTTCGATCTCGAAGTCACTTTCTGGGGATGGGGTACGGAGACGCTTGAGTgcttttcttgcttcttcgaCTTTATCTCTTCGAACGGCATTCCATGGAGATTCGGGAGCAAGGTAGGCGCCTATAAAGAGCGGGATTGGCCAGACCCATTGGAGGGCGAAAGGCAGTCTCCAGGCGATATTGCCACTGAGACCTGCCACGGCTCGGACGACACCTGAGGAGAGCAGAATACCTGCTCCCCAGCACATACAGACGTATGCAGTAACGTAGGGTCTCAGTACGGTGGGAACGACTTCGGAAGCATATGTTGTGGAAAGAGTCTGGCAACGGTTGCATCAGCTAGGAAACCCTTTCTAGAGGCAAAATTGAGACATACTTGGAAAACACCCCATGAAACACCACACATCGCCTCTCCCCAAGCCAGAACGGGCAAGGAGGGTGCAAACACAGGAATGAAAATCATCACTGCCATCCATGCCATGAAAGCCATCATGGTCGCTCGGCATCCGAAGCGATCTTGAGCGTATGCGTTGACTATTAGACCGGCCAACTGACCGACAAGCGACGAGTTGGACAGGCCAGACTGCCAGGGGGCAGAGATGTACTTTTTCCCCGTAGAAGGATCAACCTGACCAAATCGGTCCTGAAACTGAGTCTGGCCGTAGAAAGAGGTAATCTAGGTTCTGGATGTCAGCGGAACATTCCTAAGCTGAACGGTTAAGACAAGCGATTCGAAAATGCTACTCACAATAACTAAGTCATATCCTTCCATGATCAAGCTGGTAGACAGAAACATGGCCCAGAACACGGCTCGTTTGTACTTGCTCAGAGCCTCACGAATCGTCAACAGACGATCCGCGGCGTCGCTCTGCTGTGCGTGATGGATGAGCTGGACAATCTCGGGGTTGTTGAGGTCAAAGCctttgagctcctcctcggtgGGAACGACCGACTCCATCTTCAAGTCGTTTCCCGATGCCATACTGAACGTGCACGTAGCTGGAACTGGGACTCAACCGCTCTGTTCTCTCTTAATGAAGAGGCGATTGGAACGTGGGGAAGATGGTAGTATTTCTCCATAATATACATATACTTCTCGAATCCCCGTAATACTATCTCTGAGGTCAACACGAATTGGGAATGCACCATGTGGAAGGGGATGCAGAGTCCCGGTGGGGGAGACCTGGGATCTGGGGAAAAGCTGGGGAAAGGTTTGGGGCACCCGGCATGTGTGGGGGCAGGCCACCGGTGGGCTGTTGTCCAGCGGTCCTCTGAAAATATTCTGTCCAGCTTCAACCGGCGCCTCAGCATCTTTCTTGGGCGTAGATTCTGATTGGAAGCCCTCACAACACACCCCTCACGGCAGCCAGGAATGGAGACATGGAGGGTCGCTTGCCACACCGGTGGGGTGGGCAACTACCCACCATGCCGGTATTAGTGTCCCTTGCATAAGAGAGCTGTCGGGTTAAATAGATACGAGGTCGTGCTTTTTGAGCGACTGGACGTCCTGGAGGAACATCGTTTGACGGTCAGAGCATGATTCGCTGAACAAATCACACAATTAATTGAGGCATGGCGTATCCACAGAAAGCGTTCGTCACCACGACCTTTTCGTCGCCGTCGTTTATATCTCGAAGGCGACAAGTTGTGTATATGAATACATTACTGTACCAATTAAACGTCCTGAAGGAAACGGGTCGATATGAAGCTTTCAAGTTGAACTGGCACTCTTCGTACTCCGACAAGCCGAACGTGTGGCCTGTACCAAATCATTTATTTTGGGACTCTGATGTTGCCAAGTGGATAGAAGGGGCTTGCTATTTTCTAAGCTGGAAATACAATGCCGAGATTGATGCGGCTGTCAAAGAGCTGGTTGAAATGATCAGATCTGCTCAGCAAGAGGATGGATATCTGAATATCCATTTTACGGTCGTTGATCCCAAGGGGCGATTCACCAATCTGAGGGATCTTCACGAGTTGTAACGTTTCCCAACGCCTTCCTAACCCGGGGTAGAAAATAACTAATGGCGAGCCAAGATACAATGCGGGACATTTGATCGAAGCTGCGCTCGCGCACCAAGATTACTACGGAAACGACTTGTTGCTACAACCAATCCTCGAATACGTCGACTTGTTATGCAAAACCTTTGGCCCGGGCTCAGATCAGAAGCATGGCTATCCCGGTCATCCAGAGATTGAGCTTGCTCTCCTCCGTCTTTTCGAGAAGACGAAAGATCCTCGACATCGAGCATTGGCGCAGTATTTCATCGAGGAACGTGGAAACCCTCACGGACAAGACGGTCGTCATTATTACGATGTGGAAGCAGAACTCCGGGGAGAGGGCGAGCACGAACGCCCCGCCTACTGgacagaagaaagaagtTTCTGGTGAGATGACCCTGCCCTTTTTTGACATAACCGCAAGTTGCTGAAATCAAGATCAGGTATCAACAAGCCCATAAGCCGATTATCGAACAAGAAACAATCGAGGGGCACAGTGTGCGAGCAATGTATCTTCTGACAGCCGTAGCTGACCTCGTCCGGATTGACAATACGGGTAACACGGGCGCCCTACGGAATGCGCTGGCCCGCCTATGGACCAACATGGTGGACAAGAAAATGTATCTAACGGGAGGAATTGGCGCGATGAAACAATGGGAAGGGTTCGGAATCGACTATTTTCTGCCCTCTGGTACTGATGAGGGTGGATGCTATGCTGAGACGTGTGCCGGAATTGGCGTCATGATGCTTGCCGAGCGA
This window contains:
- a CDS encoding sugar transporter domain-containing protein, which translates into the protein MASGNDLKMESVVPTEEELKGFDLNNPEIVQLIHHAQQSDAADRLLTIREALSKYKRAVFWAMFLSTSLIMEGYDLVIITSFYGQTQFQDRFGQVDPSTGKKYISAPWQSGLSNSSLVGQLAGLIVNAYAQDRFGCRATMMAFMAWMAVMIFIPVFAPSLPVLAWGEAMCGVSWGVFQTLSTTYASEVVPTVLRPYVTAYVCMCWGAGILLSSGVVRAVAGLSGNIAWRLPFALQWVWPIPLFIGAYLAPESPWNAVRRDKVEEARKALKRLRTPSPESDFEIEATLAYIQHTTAIEKTETASASFIECFQGTNLRRTEINCVVWAAQILCGNAILGYSVVFLEAAGFSELQAFDLNISLSACYIVGGIICWFMFPHVGRATIYMGGLALMFCCLIAIGGLGFTSGKGAEMAIGILLVFSTLINMITVGPACYPIVAETPSGRLRYKTIVIGRFVYNLTGIFNNSVTPRMIAATSWNWGAKAGLFYAGTNLLCNIWCWFRLPETKDRSFGEIDLLFDNHVPARKFKYTKVNQFAHQSEYREKADIISDAEHIEVEKGPIVP